One Fusarium falciforme chromosome 1, complete sequence genomic window carries:
- a CDS encoding Telomerase reverse transcriptase — MIVGRKRKLDPEDTSNTPKKKSSCSDTPVRRDLLERCYARVTTLRDHVLSSLPRGSRLRRKKVASIGQGDNIGEVESQLSQLLDSSLVCFRDQARDSDDTRWEQWLVFSQKEDESYVSISDGIAGSMYSQSEIVDFVVWLLFSRDLKAGRRSKHLLCDGFRKSAGPGDQGNTSIPGLFSLYPNSHVKALREAPWPQLLALLGRAGEKIMIDLLVDTSVYVNVQAGFNNYYQLTGVPLSELDLPGGNVSLGNGSSNECRKPADITLVRSRIFYAKPSLTSRGSIQPGYKHIHVLNRYPRVPDPSNPRKSDQNVQRQHMLKIMMYMFPRQFGLHNVFTSQVDFSKTSQKFQDYTLREEEIAPAFQPKPGQTGIQMPKIPKRLRGDLEQLVERLQTRHGRCSYVELLRHYCPCVFDRPHRTRKPKMEKDFISSHKPKQSQLVLTASRRRRAFSQKPPEKVWTDTQLPALPECKSLVDLATPTSQVSAFCQAVLSKIIPHKFWGDEDVQKHNESMIMQKIDHFVKLRRFETMSLHEMSQDLKIPDITWLQPPGSARQKPSKTDTAKRHEIFHEFLYFVFDSLLIPLIRNNFYVTESNTHRYQVFYFRHEVWKHIAEPAMADLKADMFEEVRLDEALAVLQSRRLGFSQVRLLPKGDKLRPIMNLRRRALTRGASKTLGPSINTILGPVHTLLKLERDTNPSKLGSTMFSVSDIYTRLKLFKESLGPRHDKLYFAKIDVKAAFDTIPQPAVIKLMGSIPSQDKYTIMKHAEVKPGERALLEGEKSSSKTIRRWHATALAEGEPFNFTTRLERDLARKKKNTVFVDSAMRKTHSVGELLRLLTQHVEQNLVKVGKKYYRQKIGIPQGSVLSSFLCNYFYADLEAQYLGFLASPDTLLLRLIDDFLLVTLDQGKAVRFVDTMHQGVPDYGVVVNPAKTLVNFDMLHDGTPVRKVDGQAGFPYCGTTINCQTLDITKDRQRDANLDVSASLTVDFGRTPGQNFQRKVLNAFKIQSHLMFYDTSHNSTRTVLASLQGAFGETAKKMWAYLRCLGKSRQPSGELVVRTIIKVIDVAFLLLTSKSRTMRYPQYKCDVRKSQVALVACLAFREVLAAKQSRYQPVVAWLRKEVDRLASGKQYESRPNSQTQ; from the exons ATGATCGTAGGGAGAAAGCGCAAGCTTGACCCCGAAGACACGTCAAACAcaccaaagaagaaaagtTCATGCAGTGACACGCCTGTGAGACGCGATCTTTTGGAGCGCTGCTATGCTAGGGTCACCACACTAAGAGACCATGTTCTCTCCAGCTTGCCGCGAGGTTCCCGTCTTCGACGCAAGAAAGTGGCATCAATCGGCCAGGGCGACAACATTGGAGAGGTTGAGAGTCAATTGTCCCAGCTATTGGATTCGTCTCTTGTTTGTTTTCGTGACCAAGCTCGCGACAGCGATGACACGCGATGGGAGCAATGGCTTGTCTTCTCGCAGAAGGAAGACGAATCTTATGTTAGCATTTCGGATGGAATCGCCGGCTCAATGTATTCACAGTCAGAG ATTGTCGACTTTGTCGTGTGGCTCCTGTTCTCTAGAGACTTGAAAGCTGGACGACGGTCGAAACATTTACTTTGCGACGGCTTCAGAAAATCAGCTGGACCAGGTGATCAGGGAAATACAAGTATCCCAGGACTCTTCAGCCTCTACCCCAACTCCCATGTCAAGGCGCTTAGGGAAGCTCCTTGGCCGCAGTTGCTGGCACTCCTGGGCCGAGCTGGCGAAAAGATCATGATTGACTTGCTTGTTGATACTTCTGTTTACGTCAATGTACAGGCGGGTTTCAACAATTACTACCAGCTCACAG GTGTACCGTTGTCAGAGCTTGATCTTCCCGGGGGTAACGTATCACTTGGAAATGGATCTTCCAATGAATGCCGAAAACCTGCAGATATCACATTGGTGAGGAGCAGAATATTCTATGCCAAGCCTTCTCTCACTTCTCGAGGCTCGATCCAACCTGGCTACAAGCATATCC ATGTTCTGAACAGATACCCTCGTGTCCCGGATCCAAGTAACCCCCGGAAATCTGATCAAAACGTTCAGCGACAACACATGCTGAAAATCATGATGTACATGTTTCCTCGTCAGTTTGGACTACACAATGTCTTCACTTCGCAGGTGGATTTCTCCAAGACCTCCCAAAAGTTCCAGGACTATACGTTGAGAGAGGAAGAAATCGCGCCAGCTTTCCAGCCAAAACCTGGACAAACTGGCATCCAGATGCCAAAGATACCCAAGAGGCTTCGTGGTGACTTGGAGCAACTGGTTGAGCGTCTGCAAACCCGCCATGGGCGTTGCTCATACGTCGAACTATTACGACATTATTGCCCCTGTGTTTTTGATAGACCTCATCGAACTCGGAAACCGAAGATGGAGAAAGatttcatctcatctcacaaGCCCAAGCAGTCCCAACTTGTGTTAACAGCTTCGCGCCGAAGGAGGGCATTCTCTCAGAAGCCCCCTGAAAAGGTATGGACAGACACGCAACTCCCAGCCTTACCAGAATGCAAATCTCTTGTCGACCTCGCAACTCCGACGTCTCAGGTCTCGGCATTTTGTCAAGCGGTGCTGTCAAAAATCATCCCTCACAAGTTCTGGGGCGATGAAGACGTTCAGAAGCATAATGAATCGATGATAATGCAGAAAATCGATCATTTTGTTAAACTAAGACGGTTTGAAACCATGTCGCTGCATGAGATGTCACAAGACTTGAAG ATCCCAGACATAACCTGGCTTCAGCCTCCGGGCTCAGCACGTCAGAAGCCTAGCAAGACGGATACTGCAAAGCGACACGAGATTTTTCACGAGTTTCTCTACTTTGTGTTTGATTCCCTCCTGATACCCCTAATTCGCAACAACTTCTACGTCACTGAGTCTAATACCCACCGATACCAAGTCTTTTACTTCCGCCACGAAGTCTGGAAGCACATTGCAGAGCCTGCTATGGCAGATCTCAAAGCGGATATGTTTGAAGAGGTCAGATTGGACGAGGCATTGGCTGTCCTCCAATCAAGGCGGCTTGGCTTCAGCCAAGTTCGTCTGTTGCCAAAGGGTGACAAACTCCGCCCCATCATGAATCTCAGGCGGAGGGCTCTGACCCGAGGAGCCTCAAAAACCCTGGGGCCCAGTATCAATACCATATTAGGACCGGTTCATACGTTGTTGAAGCTGGAAAGG GATACCAATCCCTCGAAACTAGGGTCTACCATGTTCTCCGTGAGTGATATATACACTCGGTTGAAGCTTTTCAAGGAATCCCTAGGGCCTAGACATGATAAGCTGTACTTTGCCAAGATCGATGTCAAGGCTGCTTTCGACACGATCCCTCAACCCGCAGTTATCAAACTCATGGGTTCCATACCAAGCCAAGACAAGTACACCATCATGAAGCACGCCGAGGTCAAGCCCGGCGAGCGGGCTCTGCTCGAAGGTGAAAAGTCCTCATCCAAAACCATTCGGCGATGGCACGCAACAGCCCTGGCCGAGGGCGAACCCTTCAACTTTACCACACGGCTCGAGAGGGATTTagcaagaaagaagaaaaacaCCGTCTTTGTGGACAGTGCCATGCGAAAAACTCACAGCGTTGGCGAGCTCCTGCGCCTCCTGACCCAGCACGTTGAGCAGAACCTAGTCAAGGTCGGCAAGAAGTACTACAGGCAAAAGATAGGCATCCCCCAAGGATCTGTTCTGTCGTCGTTCCTGTGCAACTACTTCTATGCTGATCTCGAAGCCCAATATCTGGGCTTCCTAGCCTCGCCGGACACCCTGCTGTTGCGACTCATTGACGACTTCCTCCTCGTGACGTTGGATCAGGGCAAGGCTGTCAGGTTTGTGGACACGATGCACCAGGGCGTCCCTGACTACGGCGTTGTGGTCAACCCGGCAAAGACCTTGGTCAACTTTGATATGTTGCATGATGGCACTCCTGTTCGCAAGGTTGATGGTCAGGCAGGCTTCCCTTACTGCGGAACCACCATTAACTGTCAGACTCTGGATATTACCAAGGACAGACAGCGGGACGCTAATCTGG ACGTGTCTGCCTCTCTTACAGTTGACTTTGGTCGAACACCAGGTCAAAACTTCCAGCGCAAAGTGCTCA ATGCCTTCAAGATTCAGTCTCATCTCATGTTTTATGATACATCCCACAACTCGACGCGAACTGTTCTCGCATCGCTGCAAGGGGCGTTCGGCGAGACAGCCAAGAAGATGTGGGCATATCTCCGATGCCTTGGCAAATCGCGACAGCCCAGCGGCGAGCTGGTAGTCC GAACTATCATAAAGGTTATTGATGTTGCCTTTCTTCTCCTGACTAGTAAGTCTCGAACGATGCGATACCCCCAGTATAAATGTGACGTTCGCAAATCACAAGTTGCACT TGTGGCCTGCTTGGCATTTAGAGAGGTGTTGGCGGCGAAGCAGAGCAGATATCAGCCAGTTGTGGCCTGGCTACGCAAAGAAGTGGACAGACTGGCTTCTGGGAAGCAGTATGAGAGTCGCCCAAATTCTCAAACGCAATAG
- a CDS encoding MBOAT-2 domain-containing protein, which yields MTLLPDLASLARIEYREAFARAVAEGTRSPLVLPYCLLGPFILPPVYLAIPHRNRPWLYRSRWLIVGFVVAFDANMIRTMSSMNVACAYASGLMGIWGILSTLNLLVWTDPQSNYARAVKLVKDSTKMNGASKHHVKETNGSSKEDGLRQRKTGSIPEAKDGEEPSRLEDSGCVWQTFPENGSFGERLNWTFDLATNFRKIGWNCSIASVPRPNIPHNVRDGDPVSLKGMPIISRSGYQRSLTQAEFVWTRIRNVAVMYALLDFLAVFIVKDPYFIYGPDHDLELPPFLSRFPPWLLLMYRELFSMGGIFTPIQAIFNLHDLYQYFVFSSLFPARGELWQYTSIFGSFSQVLDRGLAGWWGSWWHQTFRLQFVAPAKYLVDQGYLSKKTLLTQVITMYISFFQSGLLHAAGSISCMRDTKIWRSPCFFLLQPPGIVLQHAVNHAIDRYLPGTPRRLRQVFNLVSSLAWLYLTASFFTDDIASTGLWLLEPVPISPLRWLGFGQPNDHWWRWNRELFPFWHSDKSWWKSGLQM from the exons ATGACCCTGTTACCAGATCTTGCGTCTCTCGCTCGAATAGAGTATAGGGAGGCCTTTGCTCGCGCAGTTGCCGAGGGAACTCGAAGTCCCCTAGTCCTCCCATACTGTCTCCTCGGGCCTTTCATCCTACCTCCAGTTTACCTTGCTATCCCTCACAGAAACCGGCCATGGCTATACCGCTCTCGATGGCTCATCGTCGGATTCGTTGTTGCCTTTGACGCCAACATGATCCGGACCATGTCAAGCATGAACGTTGCCTGTGCTTACGCTTCTGGGCTAATGGGAATCTGGGGCATCCTCTCAACTCTGAACCTCCTCGTCTGGACTGATCCGCAGTCAAACTATGCGAGGGCCGTCAAACTTGTCAAAGACTCGACCAAGATGAACGGGGCGTCCAAGCATCATGTTAAGGAAACAAACGGATCATCCAAGGAAGATGGATTACGACAACGGAAGACAGGGTCTATCCCTGAGGCCAAAGATGGCGAAGAGCCCAGCAGGCTCGAGGACTCGGGCTGCGTTTGGCAGACCTTCCCTGAGAACGGTTCGTTTGGTGAGAGGCTCAACTGGACCTTTGATCTTGCCACCAACTTTAGAAAGATCG GTTGGAACTGTTCCATCGCCTCAGTTCCCAGACCCAATATTCCTCACAATGTCCGTGATGGGGACCCAGTATCTCTCAAGGGCATGCCTATTATCTCAAGAAGCGGTTACCAGCGCAGTCTCACTCAAGCAGAGTTTGTATGGACGCGAATCCGCAATGTCGCCGTCATGTACGCCTTGCTTGATTTCCTGGCCGTCTTTATAGTCAAGGACCCCTATTTTATCTATGGCCCTGATCATGACCTCGAGCTGCCCCCTTTCCTAAGTCGCTTTCCCCCATGGCTTCTCCTCATGTACCGGGAACTCTTCAGCATGGGTGGTATCTTTACCCCTATTCAGGCCATATTCAACCTTCACGACTTGTACCAGTACTTCGTCTTCAGTTCTCTCTTCCCAGCACGTGGTGAGCTTTGGCAATACACCTCTATCTTCGGCTCATTCTCCCAGGTCCTCGATAGAGGCTTAGCTGGCTGGTGGGGTTCTTGGTGGCATCAGACCTTTCGTCTTCAGTTTGTTGCTCCCGCAAAGTATCTGGTTGACCAAGGTTATCTCAGCAAGAAAACATTGCTCACCCAGGTCATCACCATGTACATCTCGTTCTTTCAGTCTGGACTACTTCACGCCGCCGGAAGCATCTCTTGTATGCGAGATACCAAAATCTGGCGCTCTCCAtgtttcttcctccttcagcCCCCCGGAATTGTCCTGCAGCATGCTGTGAACCATGCCATCGATAGGTACCTGCCCGGCACTCCACGACGGCTCCGTCAGGTATTCAACTTGGTGTCCTCTTTGGCCTGGTTATACCTGACGGCCTCATTCTTCACGGACGATATTGCATCTACAGGACTCTGGCTCCTGGAGCCTGTGCCAATTTCTCCGCTGCGGTGGTTAGGGTTTGGTCAGCCAAACGACCACTGGTGGAGATGGAACAGAGAACTCTTTCCTTTCTGGCATTCAGACAAGAGCTGGTGGAAGAGCGGTCTGCAGATGTGA